From Triticum aestivum cultivar Chinese Spring chromosome 4A, IWGSC CS RefSeq v2.1, whole genome shotgun sequence, a single genomic window includes:
- the LOC123087937 gene encoding uncharacterized protein isoform X1: protein MPPPPPPHDPRAGYGVESSSVVTAPDRHMSRGTPSRRPLWPRRWPDISPEPSPLLPSTQGGRYGEHQYHRARDESSPCFHSPCRGSESLPSSSKRCPPEGARKGSSVGGRHWSDDDDAGTGSRCQYDHELAYPSSCHRAHRHLGSNKRAFSPRHHGGRSSSVQHRPSPRGKPQLPLPMEMSPWDDGYTSPSSPSYAREVEQYRQRGLHDDDQDMTPDCLYSAPGSSDGSGIFRREPSFKYEDPVLNTESKDFAYDALVDDFMDAVAKTGRNRNPNLEVDKDAHEKQTNRFAELALKRYNKNKNNKVKYALVEAIDGGAIWEDSEIYAHVNFYAKAKNGPKKHDGKVLVFAELHQVGRRLNAMVLTCFRFLDESNQLCGRYDQPRNSLIRQNQDPGHCYACSDIIKHPDGSCYKAGHIVCTLYYLCNYSVV from the exons atgcctcctccgccgccgccgcacgacCCTCGCGCTGGATACGGCGTGGAGTCTTCCAGCGTCGTGACGGCGCCCGATCGCCACATGAGTCGCGGAACCCCTTCCCGGAGGCCCCTCTGGCCACGGCGATGGCCCGACATTTCGCCCGAGCCGTCGCCGCTTCTCCCATCCACACAAGGGGGAAGGTACGGCGAGCACCAGTACCACCGCGCTCGTGACGAGAGCAGCCCCTGCTTCCACTCGCCGTGCAGGGGATCCGAATCACTGCCGTCGTCTTCCAAGCGATGCCCGCCGGAAGGCGCACGCAAGGGCTCTTCAGTCGGCGG CAGGCACTGGTCCGATGATGACGATGCGGGTACTGGAAGCAGATGCCAGTATGATCATG AGCTGGCCTACCCATCAAGCTGTCATAGAGCGCACCGCCATCTCGGCAGTAACAAGAGGGCCTTCAGTCCACGCCACCATGGCGGAAGAAGCTCAAGTGTCCAACACCGCCCGTCGCCAAGAGGGAAGCCACAGTTGCCATTGCCCATGGAAATGTCTCCATGGGATGATGGCTATACGAGCCCGTCAAGTCCAAG TTACGCCCGTGAGGTTGAACAATATAGACAGAGAGGTTTACATGATGATGATCAGGATATGACCCCAG ATTGCCTTTATTCAGCACCTGGTTCCTCTGATGGTTCAGGGATCTTTAGAAG GGAACCCAGTTTCAAATATGAAGATCCTGTCCTCAACACTGAAAGCAAAGATTTTGCATATGATGCATTGGTAGATGATTTTATGGATGCTGTGGCGAAAACTGGGCGTAATCGTAATCCTAATTTAGAAGTGGATAAAGATGCTCACGAGAAGCAAACAAATCGATTTGCTGAACTCGCTCTGAAGCGTtacaacaaaaacaaaaacaacaag GTTAAATATGCTCTTGTTGAGGCAATTGATGGTGGTGCTATTTGGGAGGACTCTGAAATCTACGCCCATGTGAACTTCTATGCCAAGGCCAAGAATGGCCCAAAGAAGCATGATGGGAAGGTACTTGTGTTTGCGGAGTTGCATCAGGTTGGCCGGCGTCTCAATGCTATGGTTCTTACTTGCTTCCGCTTCCTGGATGAAAGCAACCAACTAT GTGGACGTTATGATCAGCCTCGAAACTCTCTTATCAGGCAAAATCAGGATCCGGGGCACTGCTATGCATGTAGTGACATAATCAAGCATCCTGATGGATCGTGCTACAAGGCTGGACATATCGTCTGCACGTTGTATTATCTTTGCAACTACAGCGTTGTTTGA
- the LOC123087937 gene encoding uncharacterized protein isoform X2, translating into MPPPPPPHDPRAGYGVESSSVVTAPDRHMSRGTPSRRPLWPRRWPDISPEPSPLLPSTQGGRYGEHQYHRARDESSPCFHSPCRGSESLPSSSKRCPPEGARKGSSVGGHWSDDDDAGTGSRCQYDHELAYPSSCHRAHRHLGSNKRAFSPRHHGGRSSSVQHRPSPRGKPQLPLPMEMSPWDDGYTSPSSPSYAREVEQYRQRGLHDDDQDMTPDCLYSAPGSSDGSGIFRREPSFKYEDPVLNTESKDFAYDALVDDFMDAVAKTGRNRNPNLEVDKDAHEKQTNRFAELALKRYNKNKNNKVKYALVEAIDGGAIWEDSEIYAHVNFYAKAKNGPKKHDGKVLVFAELHQVGRRLNAMVLTCFRFLDESNQLCGRYDQPRNSLIRQNQDPGHCYACSDIIKHPDGSCYKAGHIVCTLYYLCNYSVV; encoded by the exons atgcctcctccgccgccgccgcacgacCCTCGCGCTGGATACGGCGTGGAGTCTTCCAGCGTCGTGACGGCGCCCGATCGCCACATGAGTCGCGGAACCCCTTCCCGGAGGCCCCTCTGGCCACGGCGATGGCCCGACATTTCGCCCGAGCCGTCGCCGCTTCTCCCATCCACACAAGGGGGAAGGTACGGCGAGCACCAGTACCACCGCGCTCGTGACGAGAGCAGCCCCTGCTTCCACTCGCCGTGCAGGGGATCCGAATCACTGCCGTCGTCTTCCAAGCGATGCCCGCCGGAAGGCGCACGCAAGGGCTCTTCAGTCGGCGG GCACTGGTCCGATGATGACGATGCGGGTACTGGAAGCAGATGCCAGTATGATCATG AGCTGGCCTACCCATCAAGCTGTCATAGAGCGCACCGCCATCTCGGCAGTAACAAGAGGGCCTTCAGTCCACGCCACCATGGCGGAAGAAGCTCAAGTGTCCAACACCGCCCGTCGCCAAGAGGGAAGCCACAGTTGCCATTGCCCATGGAAATGTCTCCATGGGATGATGGCTATACGAGCCCGTCAAGTCCAAG TTACGCCCGTGAGGTTGAACAATATAGACAGAGAGGTTTACATGATGATGATCAGGATATGACCCCAG ATTGCCTTTATTCAGCACCTGGTTCCTCTGATGGTTCAGGGATCTTTAGAAG GGAACCCAGTTTCAAATATGAAGATCCTGTCCTCAACACTGAAAGCAAAGATTTTGCATATGATGCATTGGTAGATGATTTTATGGATGCTGTGGCGAAAACTGGGCGTAATCGTAATCCTAATTTAGAAGTGGATAAAGATGCTCACGAGAAGCAAACAAATCGATTTGCTGAACTCGCTCTGAAGCGTtacaacaaaaacaaaaacaacaag GTTAAATATGCTCTTGTTGAGGCAATTGATGGTGGTGCTATTTGGGAGGACTCTGAAATCTACGCCCATGTGAACTTCTATGCCAAGGCCAAGAATGGCCCAAAGAAGCATGATGGGAAGGTACTTGTGTTTGCGGAGTTGCATCAGGTTGGCCGGCGTCTCAATGCTATGGTTCTTACTTGCTTCCGCTTCCTGGATGAAAGCAACCAACTAT GTGGACGTTATGATCAGCCTCGAAACTCTCTTATCAGGCAAAATCAGGATCCGGGGCACTGCTATGCATGTAGTGACATAATCAAGCATCCTGATGGATCGTGCTACAAGGCTGGACATATCGTCTGCACGTTGTATTATCTTTGCAACTACAGCGTTGTTTGA